In the Triticum aestivum cultivar Chinese Spring chromosome 2B, IWGSC CS RefSeq v2.1, whole genome shotgun sequence genome, ATTATTGTACTTCTAAGCTTTCCTTGGCATATTATATGATAATAACAAACCAGACCAACCAGGtctagcccttgggggctacattaatAGAAGGGCATCCTTGAGCACAAGGCAAGAGAGCCAAGACTCGAACGCAGGCGAGCTGGCTGCGCACGTGCCATGCTAACAGAGTGATGCTCTGTTCTCACTAAAGGGGAGTTGCTGAGCACCATCCGTACAAAAGAGAGAGAAGTGCAGCTCTGTCTTGGTTGAATGTTTGAAACATGGGGTCCCCTGAAACATAATGAAATGTTCTAGAATACTCTTTTTCAGACCTCTATGTTTGTGTAAGAAAGAACGAGAATATGTTTTTTGGATAATCTGAAGGTACTAGCAGAAAAGAGTATATTTCAGTGGAAGATACTGGTGCATTGTTTGTTGATTTCTGTAATGCTGCCTGGTACAAATGCCCCATAAATGTTCAAGTCTTGTGTTAGTCACTATCAAGCATTATGAAGCTCTCTATTTGTATGTGCGGAGGTTGAGATCCTGGAAATGTGGAAAGTTATTTCTTGCAAACGAGGCCAGAAACTCCAGCATACATCCATGCATTATTCTATccattacaacaacaacaacaacaacaacaacaaagcctttagtcccaaacaagttggggtaggctagaggtgaaacccataagatctcgcaaccaactcatggctctggcacatggatagcaagcttccacgcacccctgtccatagctagctctttgtcgatactccaatccttcaggtctctcttaacggactcctcccatgtcaaaatcggtcgaccccgccctctcttgacattctccgcacgctttagccgtccgctatgcactggagcttctggaggcctgcgctgaatatgcccaaaccatctcaaacgatgttggacaagcttctcctcaattggtgctaccccaactctatctcgtatatcatcattccggactcgatccttcctcgtctggccacacatccatctcaacatacgcatctccgccacacctaactgttgaacatgtcgccttttagtcggccaacactccgcgccatacaacattgcgggtcgaaccgccgtcctgtagaacttgccttttagcttttgtggcactctcttgtcacagagaatgccagaagcttggcgccacttcatccatccggctttgattcgatggttcacatcttcatcaatacccccatcctcctgcaacattgaccccaaataccgaaaggtgtccttccgaggtaccacctggccatcaaggctaacctcctcctcacagctagtagtactgaaaccgcacatcatgtactcggttttagttctactaagcctaaaccctttcgattccaaggtttgtctccataactctaacttcctatttacccccgtccgactatatcgtcaactagcaccacatcatccgcaaagagcatacaccatgggatatctccttgtataccccttgtgacctcatccatcaccaatgcaaaaagataagggctcaaagctgacccctgatgcagtcctatcttaatcgggaagtcatcggtgtcgacatcacttgttcgaacacttgtcacaacattattgtacatgtccttgatgagggtaatgtactttgctgggactttgtgtttctccaaggcccaccacatgacattccgcggtatcttatcataggccttctccaagtcaatgaacaccatatgcaagtccttcttatgctccctatatctctccataagttgtcgtaccaagaaaatggcttccatggtcgacctcccaggcatgaaaccaaactgatttttggtcacgcttgtcattcttcttaagcggtgctcaatgactctctcccatagcttcattgtatggctcatcagcttaattccacggtaattagtacaactctgaacatcccccttgttcttgaagattggtactaatatactccgtctccattcttctggcatcttgtttgcccgaaaaatgaggttcaaaagcttggttagccatactatcgctatgtccccgagacctttccacacctcaatggggatacaatcagggcccatcgccttgcctcctttcatcctttttaaagcctccttcacctcagactcctggatgcgccgcacaaaacgcatgctggtctcatcaaaggagtcattcagttcaatggtagaactctcattctccccattgaacagcttgtcgaagtactcccgccatctatgcttaatctcttcgtccttcaccaagagttggcctgctccgtccttgatgcatttgacttggccaatatccctcgtcttcctctcccggatcttagccatcttatagatgtccctttcaccttccttcgtgcctaaccgttggtagaggtcctcatatgcccgaccccttacttcaccaacagctcgctttgcggccttcttcgccatcttgtacttctctatgttgtctgcactcctatccaggtataggcgtctgaagcaatctttcttctctttaagcgccttctggacatcatcattccaccaccaggtatccttatcttcgcttctccttcccctggacactccaaactcctccgaggccaccttacgaatgcaagtcgccatcttcatccacacattgtccgcatcccctccttcctcccaagggccctccttaaataccctctccttgaacacctgagctacctcccccttgagcttccaccacttcgttctagcgaccttggcacgcttatcccgctggacacgaatccgaaagcggaagtcagcaaccaccagcttatgctggggtacaacactctccccaggtatcaccttacagtctaggcacgcacgcctatcttctcttctcgagaggatgaaatcaatctggctagagtgttggccactactaaaagtcaccagatgtgattgtctctttctaaagagggtgttagctacaatcatgttgtaggctagagcaaagcttaagacatcttctccttcttgattcctgatgccatagccaaagcccccatgcgccccttcaaaacctgtgttagatgtacccacgtggccattgaggtctcctcctatgaagagcttctcaccaatcggtacactcctaaccatgtcttccaagccttcccagaactccctcttggtgttctcattgtggcctacttgcggggcatatgcgctgataacattgagaaccaagtcctcagctaccagcttgaccaggataatccggtccccacgtctcctgacgtctaccactccatacttgaggctcttgttgatcaagatgcctacgccatttctgtttgcagccgtccccgtgtaccacagcttgaagccggtatcctccaactccttcgccttctgtcctctccattttgtttcttggacgcaaaggatatcaacacctctcctcactgctgcatcaactagctcccgaagcttccctgtcagagaccctacgttccagctacctaagcgaatcctcctaggctcggctagcttccttacccttcgcactcgtcgagtcaaatgcgaagacccttgctcattttccactacatccgggcgccgatgtagcgcgccactaaggatgcgacgacccgatcctcgctcacttgccaccgtatccggatcaagatacggcgcgccacttggggggtgacggcccggcccttgcccattttccaccacacccgggttccgatgtggcgcgtcgctgagagggttacgccccaacgaaaatcttttgggtttcatctccataagagtggctgagtttttacgttggctcgccaagcctatcacaaccctcctcctttacccgggcttgggaccggctatgttgagacaacataggcatTATTCTATCCATTACAAAATATAAATTTTGTTCCAACAATTCTTGCCAATTTATtactaaaaagactaatatttaggaacggagggagtacattgcaaGATAGACTAGTGGCTCTATACATAGGAGGGTATAACCTATTAACAGACAAAATACGACATGGCTACCATGGTAGATAGTACTATTACGTCATATTCTCTGTTCTGACGTAGTTACTGTACTAGAAGCTAGAATAGCATGTAAAAGGTAAGTATATAAACCACTAATTGACAACATGAGACCTGACATGAACATATTACAACAACAAAAAATTGATGTAGATGCAAAGCACTGGTCAAACAATTACCATGTGCAACGTCAATTTTGTCATAGGCATCTACAAGAGTCCATAGCAATTCTCTTGTGCCAAGCTCCTCACTGGTGTCGACATCAGGCTTCATAGATGGTGCTAAATTTGCATCACGGTCAGACCCACCTGGATTTCTTGCTGCCTCGCAAATTTCCTGGAGCAAAAAAGAAGTTCAACCCACCATATTTATGGCAGATCTTACATGACATAAGCGAGTGAGTCGATATGGAATACTCACCTCCCATACCCCTTGACCATTGATGTTATACTGAACTCTTAAAGCAACTATTAGTATAGCCATTACACAGACCCGTGTAGGGACCCTGGCTGGATTACTAGACAACCACAGTTCTGGAGGCATTGCCCACTCATAGATGCGGCAAGCGTGAGGGAGTATTCTTTCTATCGGCAGAGACAACTCATCCAAGTAGCGCTGAGCAATAGCATAGAAATTAACTGAAGGAAGCTGCAAGCCTATTCTTTGTGCTACGAACCCAGCTGCCGCTTCCAGCTGCCACGCTCCAATCACTCGGACTGGCCTGAACAGTTGTCTCGCATTCAGAGGGCAGTGTCTTAGAGGGCTCCCAAGAAGCTTGTCCACTTCCGTAAATGCCGCCACATAAGGAAGCTTACCCTCCATCGCCCACCTATAAATGTCGGTCGGTAGGACGGCTTCCCGGGCAATATGACAGGCCAGGAAACAGACAGATAATGTCGAGTACAGCGGCAGCATCGTCCTCAACGAGCGCATATAGATGAACTCGACCCTTCGCCTGTCTTTTCGAGGCGCGGCTTCATCCGCCCATTCACACTTCACTCCTTGAGGCTTCTGCTCGCCTGCACACATAAGACACTACATATGTTGATCAAGTTTGTTCTGGTCTTTCAATGGTGATAACTGAACAGGAGCTTAGAATTGACACCTCCACTGGCAGAGCGCTTCATCAGTCTCTGCGCGGCCTCGGCCCCGGCCCCGGCCCCGGCGAGCACCTTCCGCGCCCACATTCCGTCGAACACCTTGGAGGCAGCCAGCCAGCGCAGCCAGACGGTTCCGGCCACGCCGCAGACGAGCGCGCCCACCCGGTACCTCTCCACCAGCACTTGCAGCTGCTGCTCCAGGATCACCTGCAGCCCCTCCACGTAGCGCCGCCGGACCCGAGCCCCCAGCTCCTCTGGGCCGGCGCCAGGCACAAAGTCGCGCGGCTCGTGGGATTCTTCGAAGGGAGGGGCAGCAGGGGGTTGCCCGGGGTAAGGGGTTGGGTAGGGCACCGAGGTTTTGGTGGGTTGGGAAACTCGGTGAAAGGACATGTTGCCCGGGGTTTGGAAATCGGCGTGGTCGACGGCGGTCGCCTGGGTGTCGAGGTCGCCGTAGCACCGCCCGCAGTAGAAGCGGCCGTCCTCGGTGTCGTCGAGGCTGTAGTCGTCCTTGAAGCCGCATTCGCATTGCAGCCGGATGCTTCCTCCGGCGCCGCCGTGGTGGGACGGGGAGGCGCCGCCGTCGTCATCCATGGGAGCGGGCGCTCGCGACCTAGCTCGCCGCCGCGCAGTGGATCACCTAGCTGCAGAACTGCCGGGTTttttttcggcctgttaatgttAGATGGGCTGCACTTGGGTTAGTAGGGTTGACATGGGCTTATGTTGTGGAGTGTTTTTTTTTTCAAGTTTGCAAACTTTTTTGAATTCTTGACATTTTTAAAAACtggtcaacatttttttaattcatgaccAACTTTTTTAATTCATGACTGGAAAACTtctcaaattcatgaacacttattgattttgcCAATTTTTTAAAATTACCAGTAAAAGCCAACCGCCTTCTTCCTTGAGATAACATACCGACAACATAAGAAAAAATGAGCAAGCACAAGCGAACGAACAGGCGGCCCATGGGGCGCACCCCTGTGCACTATACCAGCACGTCGCCGCTCAAGGCGTTGTATATGAGGTCCCCGCCCTGCTGCAGAAGAGGGCAGTGTAGTGTTGAGCAGATGTGCTCGTCTTGTGACGGTGGTCTTCCCCATCAACATGGGGCAGTGTGGGAGCTGGCAGCTCCACCTTGCGTCATTCGCTTGCCTATCTCGATCAGCAGCGGCTACTGAGGCTACATCGAATCTACTGAGCCGCGGTTTGCATGCTCATCACTCCAAATTAGTTCCGACTTCTTTGCAATAAACATGAAAATTTAATCATCCAATGTTCAAGTTATTCTGCTACTGCTAGGATGTATAGTAACTCAAAACTATATGCGTTGATTTAATGTTTTTGCCCTACTTTTGTAGATGAAAGTTCACAAAACCACAAAACCTCAAATTTATGCGCCTAAATCATTTGTTGGAAAGATATGCTAATTTTGGATTTCAAATTTCAATGGATATTGCGATGACTAGTATACGTTGCGGTAGTATTAAATTTTCCTTCATGGAATTCATGCTTCCTTGGTTTCTTGTATGCACTTTGTCCGCACGCAAACACATCACCGGGTGCCTCCGACTCGAGCGTGATATGTAGGACAAGTCGCCGAAGGATATATACCTCCAgagctttcctttttcttttacggCAACAGCCATTTTGGAACAACAATATGTGACCGGTTCAACTAGAGCGGTCTCCATGGTTGAACAAAAGCACAACCTGGATAGCCACATAAACCATCATTGACAGCTGCATATAGCGAAAAAAGTCCAGAAAATGCAGAGAGTAGATCAAATGTTGTCGAATTATTATTAGCATTATTCTGGTCATTTTCCACTCTGGGTATTTGGAATTATAAATTGTGATGCGTGGAAAGAGACGGGGGCGTACGTACTACCAATCATGCCAGATGGGTGATGACTGGTGAGTCGATCGGGTGCTGTCGATAAAAGTGAAAGGGCCACTGCACCAGATTAATAAGGCTTTTCTTCTTTCTGCAGCTCCACAGTGCATCACGCATGGCCGCCAAGGACCGTCCTCAGGGTGGCGGCGATCTCCGGCTCGCTGCGTAGGGCGTCGGCCAACACCGGCCTCATCCGCGCCGGTAAGTCCCTTGCACTTCAACTCAGAATCAGATCGCCGGTAAGTCCCTTGCACTTTACTGTCCGTCAGTTTGTGCGGCTGACGACCTTGGAGCACCGTGCGTGTGTATCAAGCCAGCCGCGGAGATCTGCAGGGAGTCCATCCCGGGCCTGCAGATCGACCACGTCGACATCTCGGAGCTAGCTGCCGCTGCTCAACACCGACCTCGAGGTCCGAGGCGGCTTCCCGCCGGCCGTCGAGGCGTTCCGCGACAGCGTCCGCACGGCCGATTGCTTCCTCTTCGCCTCGCCCGATTACAACTACTCCATTTCAGGTGCCCGATTCTCCCGACTGGAAtttttttccttcctcttctccTGTCACTCTGCTCTTCTCCTCCCTACCAGGCCCTCTGAACTCTGAAGAACTCGCTGGACTGGGGATCACGGCCGCCCAACTGCTGGGCCGACAGAGCCGCGGCGATGCTGAGCGCGTCGGGCAGTACCACATCCGGCAGGTTGGggtgtttcttgacatccacttcATCAACAAGCCGGAGGTCTTCACCAAGGCACACCTGCCCCCCGAAAAACTTCGACGCAGACGGCAACCTCATCGATTCAGAGACCAAGGAGCAGGTCAGGAGCATGCTCCTGTCGCTGCAAGCCTTCGCCCTCAGGCTCCAGGGGAACTGATGCCTCCATTTGTGTCTTCAAACGAGTGGTAGTGTGCTCTGCTCAATAGATTGACTGAGCAGATCGTCACAAACTCCAAAAGCCAAAGCCATATGCTCCTCGATGCTCCATGATATCTGGAAAGACTGGAATAATTCTTCATCTGTGACTCACCATTTCGGTGGCACATTAATGCAAATCTATGTTTATTATCTTGCCCCTTGGTAATTTTGTTAACTAACTATGCCCGCCCTCCTTCACTCGGCTGCGTCGAGCCCTCTCCTCGTACGGTGAATGTACCAATTATTTGACTTTTATTAATTTTTATCCTTTTCACGTTTTCAATCCTGAATATTTGAGAAATATCTTGAAGATTTTTTTAATTAAAATACATTTTACATTTGTTATATTTTCCAATATATTTCAAATAAGTGAATTTTTAAATTTATGAAtagtatttttttaatttgtgaagaTTTTTTCAAATTTGTTAATATATTTTTGTAAATTCATGAATACTCTTTTACCAATTATGGTTTTGTTAACTTGCAACAGTTTTTAGAAAACTCTGAACATCTTTTAATTTAACTTACTTTTTCAAATAACAAACGTTAGCCGGATTTTTCTGAGCTA is a window encoding:
- the LOC123040362 gene encoding TATA box-binding protein-associated factor RNA polymerase I subunit B-like, producing MDDDGGASPSHHGGAGGSIRLQCECGFKDDYSLDDTEDGRFYCGRCYGDLDTQATAVDHADFQTPGNMSFHRVSQPTKTSVPYPTPYPGQPPAAPPFEESHEPRDFVPGAGPEELGARVRRRYVEGLQVILEQQLQVLVERYRVGALVCGVAGTVWLRWLAASKVFDGMWARKVLAGAGAGAEAAQRLMKRSASGGEQKPQGVKCEWADEAAPRKDRRRVEFIYMRSLRTMLPLYSTLSVCFLACHIAREAVLPTDIYRWAMEGKLPYVAAFTEVDKLLGSPLRHCPLNARQLFRPVRVIGAWQLEAAAGFVAQRIGLQLPSVNFYAIAQRYLDELSLPIERILPHACRIYEWAMPPELWLSSNPARVPTRVCVMAILIVALRVQYNINGQGVWEEICEAARNPGGSDRDANLAPSMKPDVDTSEELGTRELLWTLVDAYDKIDVAHDYSKDLHTYLRYCKDVVFPGIACSVEEEHLIEIFQDLYKGREDENSKAHTTNGVNKRGRDGTSVGARCVSALSSSGIQSIKSEMEDHGFCYMPPRKWPKSDGYLHYRRKTMTGHLVCAGHADYYLLLRSFAKLAEVDIRVMHASVLKLERRLGWIEERIGRSLDALQNLPS